A segment of the Salvelinus sp. IW2-2015 linkage group LG6.2, ASM291031v2, whole genome shotgun sequence genome:
cagaagTAGTCCgaacctcgtagggtaagatctGAATYCCCCTGCACTAAAATGTTGATTAGAGAGCGGGTGTTCCTTCACTtgccattttttaaagtgttcctctcctctttcagCAACCACAGTATGGGGGATACGGAGGCTACCAGCAAGCCTGGAACTACAATCAGGGTTACTACCCTCCCAGCTAAGGGGGAAGAGAAATCCTGTGACACACCAACTGACAGCAGGGGTTACCAGAGATGATTCAGCATTGACGACCCAGTGTTCACCTGTTTAAACTCCATGgatgcaccccaaatggcacattatgccctatatagtgcactatctttgacaagggcccatagagctctggtcaaaagtagtgaactttgtagggaatagggtgcaaactCATATCTTTTATCAGGAACAGGGGTGTGACCTGTGACGTCTACTACTCGTTTGGTCTTTGAAAATGTGCTCTTGTACATTGTTTTAATGATAAACTATTTTTGTATTCTCTTCTACATGCAGCCCCTTTCATTTTAAGCAAAACCGTCTCTCTCCATACCTCCTGTATTATTGTCATTCCAGAAATATAGGCTAGTAATTTTTGATAATGTACATAAAGGTGTTTTATAGTTGTGATGTCAAAGCTCTTTTCATTAATGAGCAGGTTAAGATCAATCTATTGTGTCCCTCATTCAAGTTTCTGCCCATTCGAGTCCTCCAGTGTAGTCCTACTCCTCCAGACAGAAGATAGGGAAGCCATGTTGTTGTATGCAGATGTACCAGTGCCTCTGGACTCAGAGGTTAAGTAAAGAATAATAACTGAATGTACGCTGTGCTGTACCTAGTGGACATGTCTAAAACCAACAGTCATGTTTGGTCAAACTTTAGAGTAGAAAACTGTTAAGTGTTTGGCAAAATCCACCACACAACTTTAGCCTTTTTTATCACTCAGTTTTTTAAATACCATTCCATTTCTGTTGTGTTTTAGAGTGCATCCAATCCATTGTACTCAAAAAAGGCATGCACAAATACACtgcaaatgtatgacaatgtaactTTTTAATCTTCACTTTTACATTGTTCAATAAAACATTTGAGTGAAGCACAATGTGCTTAATGTGTATTTTTGGGACTCTTGATATGACACACGTGATTTCTTAAGAGTGTATCTTTCTTAACTGTCATGCACATATAAGCAACTCTCACCAGTCAGTGAGATACAAAGCTGACTTAGGTCATCAAGTTTTGCAGCTTTCTCGTAAAATTAACCAATTATTCCTGTGGTAAAAGTACATTCTTTATGTGAAGTTTTAAAGTATGTTCAGTCCACCATGTAACTTCAAGTGATTATGCAATAACACCACtgtcaaattgtttaacttataaAAACTACAACTTAAATACAGTGGAAAGTCGCAGTGTCTCAACACCAGCCATGTCTTACACTTTAGGCCCCATGAGAATCAATAGTCATCCATCTTGTGTTGCTATTTAAGATTAAAGCTCAGTGTTTGTTGAAGGAGAATCAATCCATAGTTGACATCCTGGTCTCTGTCCTGTTGTGATAAATGATGTGTGGAATTGAGGTTGGCTCATAAAGCATGTTTTTACTTCAGGGTCCTTATTTCTTGGCAACGACCAGCACAGCTGAAGGCACCAAACCTGAACAATGACACAAAACAGTTAAGACAGTAcgacacaaactacaacacaccTAAATCTCAGATTAGATTCCTCTAAAACTGATCTGACAACACAGGATAGATGAAAGTAGTACGTCTTTGGCTGGTTTTGACGTCTCCAGTCCTTTCAGATTAGTGCAGATGGAGAGGAAGCCCCTTTAGACTATTGCGATTCTCCCTGTTCAAGCCCAGTAAGAGGGGCATCCTGTCTGCTCACCCAGCTCCTGCAGGGGTTTCTCCATGTCCAGTTCTGTGTAGACYCGGCGGGGGTACGGGGAGAGCAGCGTAAAGTCCTGGCCCTCGGGGGCGTTGCCGTTCATCTGGATGTAGACGCGCACAGCAGCCAACGGCTCCTGTGCCTTGAACACGGAGGTCAGCGCCGAGCCGTCCAGCATACGCACCTGGGGACAGGAGGATAAATTAATAAACTACATTGACTGTTGAGACAAACTCATCAAAAATATCTGTTGTGTCAAAATGTATACTAGGCCGTAGACATCCATGGCCCCTTACCTGGATTTTGCACTCGTTATAGTCCTTCTTGGCAGGAGGCGGGCCCTGACTCggcggagaggagggagggccCTCTGCTGAAGGGGAGGTTAGAGCTGTACTGGAAGAACCGCCTCCAAACTGAAGAYGAGTAGAAGGGGTTAGTGAGTTCAACTCTCTATGAAAGATATGGAGACATTATTTAGCAACAGTTCAGCATACGAGTCAGATGCTGTAGGTGCAGTCAGTACCTTaagtgctctctcctctctgtcgcgTGCTATCTTGTCRCGCACCCGCtgcctgagaaagagagagtattcATTGGACAAAGAGAAGAGTTGTGGAGTGGGAATAGACCTTATTTGCACTAAGACATTTACAAAAAGTGACTATTGGCTGTGTATGAAAACGTTACTAGCTATTCTTGTTTCCTCAATTCCTCTCAAAGCTCATTGAAGGAGGTTGTTCAAGGATCCTCTCCTCCAATGTGCTTTGAGACAACAGCCATTGGCCAATTTCGAGAGCATCAAARCCATCCMtgatgcattgtgggtaaattgtgactgactagctgatctacaaataataatacttatatgtacgttttttttttatcagttaaTTGGCAGTCGCCTGCAATGTCAAACATGCCCATTGACTTCATGGCTTACTTGGCCATTTTGTcatcgttcttctctctctggcgcAGYTCGACCATTTTTTTCATCTCATCTTCCTGCAGTTTCTGTTTGACCTGCAGCAGCTCCTGgccctgcctcctcctctgcttctctctgtctactTCCTCtgctcgttccctctctctccgctcctcctgCTTCACCCGCATCAGCTCCTCTAGCCtggtacacacagaaacacacacatagaagtagacaaagaaatatacacacacacaaagaaacagacacaAACGCAGGCACAGGCTTCATTGTATGCTGTCTCATTG
Coding sequences within it:
- the LOC111965942 gene encoding UBX domain-containing protein 1 translates to MAEQTTLDSLLEMGFDRNRAEKAVAHTGNQGIERAMDWLMEHEGDPDIDEPYVPPVGNVLGGTGTGESDPQQPSPAAQPTAEGTDPATDGSDQMIHDGDTKRPMTEEEKREQIKRLEELMRVKQEERRERERAEEVDREKQRRRQGQELLQVKQKLQEDEMKKMVELRQREKNDDKMAKQRVRDKIARDREERALKFGGGSSSTALTSPSAEGPPSSPPSQGPPPAKKDYNECKIQVRMLDGSALTSVFKAQEPLAAVRVYIQMNGNAPEGQDFTLLSPYPRRVYTELDMEKPLQELGLVPSAVLVVAKK